A region of Liolophura sinensis isolate JHLJ2023 chromosome 8, CUHK_Ljap_v2, whole genome shotgun sequence DNA encodes the following proteins:
- the LOC135472615 gene encoding uncharacterized protein LOC135472615 — MGHGRPGMLTLRLFVPRVMEEVDWYQSPVYSDPSVQRQYHGSRQARNSHPRAEYHRSDQVNLGGEELSSSTRPVVRRLFVHKPDAVHVNRTVHSTGPTQGLANLPRGVPPSKGSTQISFLDLSVKGVAESSKDPVPRKRQRPKSISPGTQPEPKRPELRVPSVPTPPAPSRCDSPTQPRQFTLTASLSTVSIPSISRTDLDLEYLDDGACDILGEGGYGYVQRGRLEHDEMATNIAAKFFKPNRASVEEIEREAKIQRYLQDTGAVPKVHGLINMASKGGDPILVQECVGQGTTVEDLMARGADRKTWLQFTLQAAQGLQKIHQKGVLLNDIKFDNILLDDSQESLKVKFVDMGMATFNSSYTSTVNPEDMVDCHHIAPEVVNQAPSSVKSDLYSLGYVLRVIGEDAHLPDLEMLGSLLMCDNPAQRLSLPVFVKCVEFFMNSCN; from the exons ATGGGTCACGGCAGGCCTGGAATGCTCACCCTCAGGCTGTTTGTCCCCAGAGTTATGGAGGAGGTGGACTGGTATCAGAGCCCTGTGTACTCTGACCCCTCTGTACAGCGCCAGTACCATGGCTCGCGGCAAGCCCGGAACTCTCACCCTCGGGCAGAATACCACAGGTCTGACCAG GTAAATCTTGGCGGTGAGGAACTGTCATCATCAACAAGGCCTGTGGTCAGGCGGCTGTTTGTCCACAAACCTGATGCTGTCCACGTTAACCGTACGGTACATTCTACAGGGCCAACCCAAGGTCTGGCAAATCTGCCACGAGGAGTACCGCCAAGTAAAGGCTCTACCCAGATATCATTCTTGGATTTGTCAGTGAAGGGAGTTGCGGAGAGCAGTAAAGATCCGGTCCCTCGAAAACGACAGAGACCAAAGTCTATCTCCCCTGGGACCCAGCCAGAGCCCAAACGTCCAGAGCTTAGAGTACCATCCGTCCCCACACCACCAGCCCCTTCCCGATGTGACTCCCCGACTCAGCCAAGACAGTTCACACTTACGGCTTCACTAAGTACTGTGTCCATCCCTAGTATTTCCCGCACCGATCTGGACTTGGAATACCTGGACGATGGAGCCTGTGACATTCTTGGTGAAGGCGGCTATGGATACGTCCAGCGCGGCAGGCTTGAACATGACGAGATGGCGACGAACATTGCCGCTAAATTCTTTAAGCCGAACCGGGCGTCTGTGGAGGAAATCGAAAGGGAGGCAAAGATACAGCGGTACCTACAAGACACCGGAGCTGTACCCAAAGTCCACGGGCTCATCAACATGGCTAGCAAAGGCGGCGATCCCATTCTGGTCCAGGAGTGTGTTGGTCAGGGAACAACTGTAGAGGATTTAATGGCCAGAGGGGCCGACAGAAAGACATGGCTGCAATTTACTCTACAAGCGGCCCAGGGACTGCAGAAAATCCACCAGAAAGGCGTCCTTCTGAACGACATAAAGTTCGACAACATCCTCTTGGACGACAGTCAAGAGTCCCTCAAGGTGAAATTCGTGGACATGGGTATGGCAACGTTTAACTCCAGCTACACCAGTACTGTGAACCCCGAAGACATGGTGGACTGCCATCACATTGCCCCGGAAGTTGTTAATCAAGCGCCGTCTAGCGTCAAGTCAGACCTGTACAGCCTGGGTTACGTCTTGCGTGTGATCGGGGAGGATGCTCATCTGCCAGACTTGGAAATGTTGGGGTCTTTGTTGATGTGTGACAATCCTGCACAACGACTGAGTCTTCCAGTTTTCGTGAAGTGTGTGGAATTTTTCATGAATTCTTGTAACTGA